GATTGGGTGGGATGAGGGGAACGTTGTTGTCATGCTGAGACAAAATGGAGACGGCAGCAAGACGCAGGCCTCCTGACTGTTGAGAGTTTATGTTCATGCTCAGTTaaagtttcattagaaaatggattgacattcttgttttttgtcagccTGTTTTGATTTCGAAGTATTgctggttttctgtttttttatgtgtgtgtgtgtgtactgctgtaaaatctaaaattttttaaattctaaattgtgagtttctgttttagctccaaaaagacagagaatcacaaaaaaagttagACCGAAAGCTATTTTCTTTCCCCCTTGGTCCTCCTGTGTGTATCCATGCTCCTAAATACCCACTTTTACAAATTCTTCCGTCACTGAGCCCCTTTCCTTTCTTTatttcacaaagaaacaaaataattaaCTGATCTTATCATATAACAAAaagagaacatgaagaaaatgtttctttttttgttaagCAAGTGATGAGCCCAGCACACAACGCTTTTTAGAAGCCATCTCTAAGAACGATGGAATACCTGactgtgttttttcctctctgtgttgCCTCAGGCTGCAGGTGCTGCAGGTATGATCAAAGGTGAGAGTTCTGTCATGGTTGGCCAGATCTTCTACTCTCCAGCAAACTCCTGCGGTGCACCAGCATCATGATAAACCTGCTCCTTCCACAGACTCTGCTGAAGCTGCTATCGCCATGGTGAGAGAGAGCTCCTGGACTTTGActctgttgccatggtaactcTGTAGCACGAAACCTATAACTCCAGTCTGTTGCCGTGGTTGTCACATAAAACGACCCAGGTAACTATTTCAGCCTTCGGCCATGGCGATGCTGTGGAGACGCCCTGTAAAATCGTAAGTCAGTTGCTATGGTAATTTGTTAAGCAAGCAACAGTCAGTATGGGAACGTCCAGAATGTTCCGCATTTTTGTAGTCCTGGGCTCGGCCTTCATGATTCTTCTGATCATCATCTACTGGGATGATGTCGGGGCCTCCCATCTCTATTTGCACACTCCCGTATCGCCGGGCCCCAAAATCCTACATCCTCCTCCCCAGCAGAGGCCTCAAACCTCTCGAACCCCGTCCTTCCTGTCAGATATCGATGCCTTCGTTAACCAGTTCTTAGAGCCGGGAACTGGTGAGCCCACCGACCCTGCTCTGACAGACACAAGCAACCAATCAGAGAAAGCAGAAGAACGGTATATACCGCGGAGGGAGTGGAAGATTCACCTGACTCCAGTGGCAGCAGAACTCCGTGAGAGACAGGtaacttattattatttattaatatgaataataataaatgtttcattgttAGGGTAGGGTGGCttcattgacttttttttttttttcacttgacaGTTTGACATCACgtagaaggaaaagaagaaaataaataatacctgcatttcattttttacagcagctggttgCCTGCTGACTCACTGATGTGACTCGATAGGATACCTAAAAACATTCATTCTTAGTATTGTGCTTTTTCTGCTGGGACAAATTCAAATGTGTGTCCTGAAAAACATCTTTTGGAGAGCTTTGTATCCACAAACAGAACTATCACATGTCTTCATTCTAGCTAGTTGACAGCCATTCGAATTCACGGTAACGTCGTGCTGTCAGCCTCTTTGAAATGAGAGATTCTGACCAACGCCACACCTGTAAACACGTCCTGCAAAAGAAGGAActgaaaatatgttcaaaacaaGCTGATGAATCTGACCTGACATGTGATATTAGCCTGATAGTTTTCAATACTCTCATATAAAAGAGTAATGTCCCTTATCAGAGGAATATCTGATCATGAactttacacattttaattgtTACTGATTATTTTGCCTTTGCTTTACCTCATGCAATAACCAGGAGCAGCGGAGGAGGTTACTTCAGGAGATGTGTGCCAATGACAGTGTGGTGTTTCCCGGCAAAAACCGTTCATTTGACGACATTCCCAACAAGGAGCTGGATCATCTTATTGTAGATGACAGACATGGTATTATCTACTGCTATGTTCCAAAGGTATGGatgtatgtgcatttttttccgaTGATTTCCTTGAATTATTGGGTTATGGGTATTTCATATGATAAAACCACACAGTTCCAGCATGCTTATGTTTGGCCCAGTCAGTTAGCAGACTGAAGGACTAATGTaacttttatttctatttttttctaacaGATATTGCGATTTGATTTGGTATATAGTTTCTTAAGTCAACCTTTGTTCAATATTCACTTACAACCAGGAAGatggcatgaatttgtaaaactgtagaCACTGCAATTTAAACTGTCAGACATACTGCCAAATGTACCACTTGTGGTTATTGAACTGAGTGTGGCAGCATAAAGGACCCGTAAAAGCTTCAGTCTACTCAAACTAAATCAATTTGAATCACAGCATTAGTGTCTTTATTTGTTCGCCACACCTTCTATATCCTAAATTGCCACCTTTttgatttgctaattgcattgtttgaCTAGTTGATTTCAAATTTAAATCAATTGTTTGTTCAGTTCTACCTTTTCTACCTGTGCTTTTATATACAGGTGGCATGCAGCAACTGGAAGCGCATCATGATAGTTCTCAGTGAGAGTCTGCTGCAGGACGGTGTTCCCCAGAGGGACCCACTAGCTATTCACAGGGACCTGGTCCACAACAGCAGCATGCACTTTACCTTCAATAAGTTCTGGAAACGTTATGGCAAGTTTGCAAGGCACCTTATGAAGGTGTGTTCAGACATGACACTTTATTGTTCCATGtacgaatgaatgaatgaatgagtgagtgGTTAATTTTGGTTACAATCTACAAtacaaacatttaagtgtgtgcattcagctgacaaaataattattatacatacttgcagtaacattttttttctcacaaaaaagaaaaatttaacaAGCTCTGTAACCGAAAAAGCAATAAGCTGAAGCCAAAGCTTATTTTTGCCTATCCTGTACAATCTATAAAATAACCTAGAATATCAGTAatacaagaaataaaagaaaaaaacacaagatttaCTCTGAATTATTCTTCTTAATCATTTCACGtcagtcattttacattgtAATCCTTAATTATTTTacctttcaatgtttttttgaaaCTCAACAGAGATCTACACAGCTTCAAATCATCACTAAGTTCATTCCATAATATAACTCCCAAATATGAAACAGATCTGTATTTAACATTAGTTTTCACATGATCTCTTTCGAAGACACCCAGCCCTCTAAAACTataatttatttctcttaatTAAAACAGTTGTTGAATACAGGTGGGAAGACTTTTATTCTTTACTCATAGTagtatttctaatgtttttatgtataCAGTATCTAAAGTATTTTAAGCTGCAAGACTACAAATAGTTTATTAGTAGTTTCACAATAGGAAGCTTTATTTATGAttctaataactcttttctggAGTTTAATTATAAGGTCTGTATATGTTCTGTATGTATTTCCCCAAACCTCAACACAGTATGACATATATGGCATTATAAGTGAGAAATACAATATATGCAGATATTTCTTGTTCAAAAAATCGCTTGTTTTGTAAATAATACCaataatttctgttttatgtgttcTATATGTGGCTTCCAACTGAATTTATGATCTAAAATTACTCCCAAGAATTTAGTTTCATGTACTCTTTCAATTTCGACTCCATTTAGGACTAATTGAATTTCACAATTTGCcctaacaccacaaacaccataaattttgtttcattttcatttcatcttaACTTATTGATATCAAACCATTCCTTTAACCTGATCAACTCCTTTTCTGCTGTTGTCAACAATTCTTTAACATCTGGTCCTGAAAGTAAATTTGTATCATCTACAAATGTAGTAAATTTCAACTAACTAAATGCTGTATCAATATCATtcaataataatattacaagaCTATGAGAAACACACAATGTAGTTGATTTGTTAAACATACCGTTGATTATTTGATGTTTCACAGCCAGGATTTAGAATTTTCCTCAGTTGCAGAGCTTTGTGGTTGGTCCTCAGTGGGGAATTGTTGTCAACTGATTAAACCGAAGTAACTGCGACATCTGCTAAAGCTGGGATCCCTAATTTGCTCTGCCATTAGTGAATAAATAATAGATATTAATCCtatttattaatcct
This portion of the Amphiprion ocellaris isolate individual 3 ecotype Okinawa chromosome 19, ASM2253959v1, whole genome shotgun sequence genome encodes:
- the chst12a gene encoding carbohydrate sulfotransferase 12, yielding MGTSRMFRIFVVLGSAFMILLIIIYWDDVGASHLYLHTPVSPGPKILHPPPQQRPQTSRTPSFLSDIDAFVNQFLEPGTGEPTDPALTDTSNQSEKAEERYIPRREWKIHLTPVAAELRERQEQRRRLLQEMCANDSVVFPGKNRSFDDIPNKELDHLIVDDRHGIIYCYVPKVACSNWKRIMIVLSESLLQDGVPQRDPLAIHRDLVHNSSMHFTFNKFWKRYGKFARHLMKVKLKKYTKFLFVRDPFVRLISAYRNKFELQNEDFYRRFAQVMLRRYANQPTPPASVDEAFAVGIHPSFSHFIQYLLDPQTEKDMPFNEHWRQVYRLCHPCQIQYDFVGHLETAEEDAEHLLRQLRVDNVVEFPTSHRNLTASSWESDWFSTVPVEARRELYKLYEPDFRLFGYDRPDSLLNE